From a region of the Sporosarcina ureilytica genome:
- the purR gene encoding pur operon repressor, translated as MKWKRSERLVDITCYLLDNPHELIPLTFFSERYQSAKSSISEDLTIVKETFEEKGNGKLLTVTGAAGGVKYIPHMAAAEIKEVVTELMNKLGEKDRLLPGGYLYMADLLGNPRLMDRVGKVIASKFSEQQIDAVMTVATKGIQIAHSIARHLNVPVVIVRRDSKVTEGSTVSINYVSGSSRRIQTMVLSRRSMQKGQRVLLTDDFMKAGGTMLGMKNLLDEFECELAGIAVLVEADHHDEVLVDEYLSLAKLCKVNERSRTIEISEGNYFEKGGQ; from the coding sequence ATGAAGTGGAAGAGAAGCGAGAGATTGGTTGATATAACATGTTATCTGTTAGATAATCCACATGAACTTATTCCGTTAACTTTCTTTTCAGAACGCTATCAGTCGGCAAAGTCTTCAATAAGTGAGGATTTGACGATTGTGAAAGAAACGTTCGAGGAAAAAGGGAATGGAAAATTACTAACTGTAACGGGAGCCGCGGGTGGCGTGAAATATATCCCCCACATGGCTGCCGCAGAGATAAAAGAAGTGGTCACTGAGCTTATGAATAAACTTGGTGAGAAAGACCGGCTGTTGCCGGGCGGTTATTTATATATGGCGGATTTACTCGGCAATCCCCGTTTAATGGATAGAGTTGGCAAAGTGATTGCCTCAAAATTTTCGGAGCAACAGATTGACGCAGTTATGACGGTTGCAACAAAAGGCATTCAAATCGCCCATTCAATTGCAAGGCATCTAAATGTACCTGTTGTGATTGTTCGTCGTGATAGTAAAGTGACAGAAGGTTCGACGGTGAGTATTAATTATGTTTCGGGTTCATCTAGAAGAATTCAAACGATGGTGTTATCCAGACGAAGCATGCAAAAAGGTCAAAGGGTTTTGTTGACCGACGACTTTATGAAAGCTGGCGGTACGATGCTTGGGATGAAAAACTTACTGGATGAATTCGAGTGCGAACTTGCCGGCATTGCGGTACTAGTGGAAGCTGATCATCACGACGAAGTGCTTGTAGACGAGTACTTATCCCTTGCGAAACTTTGCAAAGTGAATGAAAGAAGTCGTACAATTGAAATTAGCGAAGGGAATTATTTTGAGAAGGGTGGACAATAA
- the ispE gene encoding 4-(cytidine 5'-diphospho)-2-C-methyl-D-erythritol kinase, protein MLYEKAPAKINLTLDVLHKRSDGFHEVEMVMTTVDLADRIWLRSTNDGKITIKTSDHFIPTDQRNLAYQAAKLLMHKYGVTDGVEITIEKSIPVAAGLAGGSSDAAATLRGLNRLWTLGLPMEELAELGAKIGSDIPFCVYGGTALATGRGEKIQKLAPPPNCWVILAKPAISVSTGSIYGNLKIEQCTHPNNKAMIEALESKDYVRMCHNLGNVLEPVTMALYPEVVVLKEQMQKFGADSVLMSGSGPTVFGLVENEARVPRIYNGLKGFCREVYAIRMMGE, encoded by the coding sequence ATGTTGTATGAGAAGGCACCGGCAAAGATAAATTTGACACTTGATGTGTTACATAAGCGATCCGATGGTTTTCATGAAGTAGAAATGGTCATGACAACAGTTGATTTAGCGGATCGGATCTGGTTACGTTCTACGAATGATGGAAAGATTACAATCAAAACTTCGGATCATTTTATACCAACTGACCAAAGGAACTTAGCCTATCAAGCGGCAAAGCTTCTGATGCACAAGTATGGTGTGACAGACGGCGTCGAAATAACAATTGAGAAAAGCATTCCTGTAGCAGCAGGATTGGCGGGGGGAAGTTCGGATGCAGCGGCAACGCTACGTGGGTTAAATCGTTTATGGACACTTGGGTTGCCGATGGAAGAACTAGCGGAGCTTGGCGCGAAAATTGGTTCAGATATCCCTTTTTGTGTTTATGGAGGGACAGCTTTAGCGACTGGGCGTGGAGAAAAAATCCAAAAACTTGCCCCACCCCCAAACTGTTGGGTTATTTTGGCGAAACCAGCTATTTCGGTATCTACTGGGAGTATATATGGGAACTTAAAAATAGAACAGTGCACGCACCCGAATAACAAGGCGATGATTGAAGCGCTTGAAAGCAAGGATTATGTGCGGATGTGTCATAACTTGGGGAATGTTTTAGAGCCTGTGACGATGGCGCTTTATCCGGAAGTAGTCGTACTTAAAGAGCAAATGCAAAAATTTGGTGCCGACTCAGTACTCATGAGCGGTAGCGGACCTACGGTGTTTGGTCTTGTTGAAAATGAAGCAAGAGTACCGCGTATTTATAATGGTTTAAAAGGTTTTTGTCGTGAAGTTTATGCGATACGAATGATGGGTGAATAG
- a CDS encoding small, acid-soluble spore protein, alpha/beta type encodes MARKQSIMSEQLKEEIAKELGFYDVVEREGWGGIKARDAGNMVKRAIEMANRSLGEDDRKP; translated from the coding sequence ATGGCACGAAAACAGAGTATCATGTCTGAGCAATTAAAAGAAGAAATTGCAAAAGAGCTTGGATTTTACGATGTTGTTGAGCGGGAAGGTTGGGGAGGAATTAAAGCACGTGATGCCGGTAATATGGTGAAACGTGCGATTGAAATGGCAAATCGCAGTCTGGGTGAAGACGACCGAAAACCATAG
- the veg gene encoding biofilm formation stimulator Veg, with product MPKTLADIKKLLDSHLGKRLHLKVNGGRRRTIERTGVLSETYRAVFVVELDQEENSFERVSYSYADILTDAVEISIIDDAGLTDFVVK from the coding sequence GTGCCAAAAACATTAGCGGACATTAAGAAGTTATTGGATTCTCATTTAGGGAAACGTTTGCACTTGAAGGTAAACGGTGGCCGAAGAAGAACGATTGAAAGAACTGGAGTTCTAAGTGAAACATATCGTGCAGTATTCGTCGTTGAACTCGATCAAGAAGAGAACTCGTTTGAAAGAGTCTCTTACAGCTATGCGGATATTTTAACGGATGCCGTTGAAATATCAATCATTGACGACGCTGGTCTGACAGACTTCGTTGTCAAATAG
- the rsmA gene encoding 16S rRNA (adenine(1518)-N(6)/adenine(1519)-N(6))-dimethyltransferase RsmA: MNKDIATPKRTKEILEKHGFSFKKSLGQNFLIDPNVLENIVSHGDLTKQVGVIEIGPGIGALTEHLARKAGKVVAYEIDGRLLPVLEDTLSPYNNVKVIHQDVLEANLKQMIDEEFKDFEEIVVVANLPYYVTTPIIMKFLLERIPITGMIIMMQKEVADRITALPGTKAYGSLSIAIQYYMDASVAMIVPKTVFVPQPNVESAVLKLTRKEQLPAKVMDEDFLFQVSKGSFVQRRKTILNNLQTSLPDGKTKKESILAAFKEVGIDPRRRGETLTIEEFARLSNALYSDFSKK, from the coding sequence ATGAATAAAGATATTGCAACTCCGAAGAGGACTAAGGAGATTTTAGAGAAACACGGATTTTCATTTAAGAAAAGTCTAGGGCAAAACTTTTTAATTGATCCAAATGTATTGGAAAACATTGTTTCACATGGGGATCTTACAAAGCAAGTAGGGGTTATTGAAATTGGCCCAGGAATCGGCGCGTTAACGGAGCATCTTGCAAGAAAAGCAGGGAAAGTCGTAGCGTATGAAATTGATGGGCGCTTACTACCCGTTCTAGAAGATACTTTGTCGCCATATAATAATGTCAAGGTTATTCATCAAGATGTATTAGAAGCGAATTTAAAGCAAATGATAGATGAGGAGTTCAAAGACTTCGAAGAAATCGTTGTCGTTGCGAATCTTCCTTATTATGTAACGACCCCAATTATTATGAAGTTTTTACTCGAAAGAATTCCAATTACAGGAATGATTATTATGATGCAAAAAGAAGTAGCGGATCGTATTACGGCGCTTCCAGGAACAAAAGCATACGGTTCATTGTCCATCGCTATCCAGTATTACATGGATGCTTCGGTCGCTATGATTGTTCCGAAAACAGTTTTTGTTCCACAACCAAACGTTGAATCTGCTGTTTTAAAATTAACCAGAAAAGAACAATTGCCTGCAAAAGTTATGGATGAAGATTTTCTTTTTCAAGTGTCAAAAGGATCCTTTGTACAAAGAAGAAAAACAATCTTAAATAATTTACAGACCTCGCTTCCTGACGGAAAAACGAAGAAAGAATCTATATTGGCTGCATTTAAGGAAGTAGGTATTGATCCGCGACGTAGAGGGGAAACATTAACAATAGAGGAGTTTGCACGATTATCAAACGCCTTATATAGTGACTTTTCTAAGAAATAA
- the rnmV gene encoding ribonuclease M5, whose product MNIKEIIVVEGKSDTVAVKRATNADTIETNGSAINEETLLRIQHAAETRGVIVFTDPDFPGRRIRAIIEERIPTVKHAFLEKKKTIAKNGKGLGIEHATDDDIRQAIQSVYTVEEQQAVEIALVDLMAARLVGHPDARKRRERLSELLHIGQVNGKGLKKRLEMFRITPEQLADTITVLDREEKQDE is encoded by the coding sequence GTGAATATAAAAGAAATTATTGTCGTTGAAGGAAAGTCTGATACGGTTGCAGTGAAACGTGCAACAAATGCAGATACAATTGAAACGAATGGCTCAGCCATTAATGAAGAGACATTGTTACGCATTCAGCATGCAGCGGAGACGCGTGGTGTAATTGTGTTCACTGACCCGGACTTTCCTGGAAGACGCATTCGTGCGATTATAGAAGAACGTATCCCAACTGTAAAACATGCTTTTTTAGAAAAAAAGAAAACAATTGCTAAGAATGGTAAAGGCCTTGGAATTGAACACGCGACTGACGATGATATTCGACAAGCGATTCAATCCGTCTATACAGTAGAGGAACAACAAGCAGTCGAAATTGCGCTCGTTGATTTGATGGCGGCGAGGCTAGTTGGGCATCCGGATGCTCGAAAAAGGCGAGAACGTTTAAGTGAATTGCTCCATATCGGACAAGTCAATGGGAAGGGTTTGAAAAAACGATTAGAAATGTTTAGAATAACGCCGGAACAATTAGCAGATACTATAACTGTTCTCGACAGGGAGGAAAAACAAGATGAATAA